In bacterium, the sequence CGCCGCCACGCGTTCGGTCAGCTCGAAGATCGCCGCTCGGGAGAGGGGCGAGGGCGTGGGCTCGAAGTGGAGGTCGTAGCGATCGTCCTCGACCCGCGCCTCGCGGCCGATCCTCAGAAGGTCGCCGAAGCCCTCGGTCGTGACGAAGGCGACCCGGGCGCCCTTGCGCTCGATCACTGCATTCGTGGCGAGGGTCGTCCCGTGGACGACGCGCGTGATCGAGGAAGGTGCGACGCCGGAGTCGGCGAGCACGCGTTCGACCGCTTCGAGGACGCTGCGCTCGGGCGCCTCGGGCGACGTCAGCTGTTTCGCGACGTGGAGACGTCCGTCCCCGCGCGTGAGGACGACGTCGGTGAAGGTCCCGCCGATGTCGGCGCCGAGAACGCAGGCTTCGCTCACGAGGACGCCTCCGCACCCGCGCCGTACCGCACGCCCGCCCCGGCCTCGGAGACGAATCCCTCGGCGAAATCTTCGGCGACCGCTTCCGGCGCGCGATCCGCCGGCGACCCGAGGCCGCCCCCGCCCGACGTCGTGAGCACGAGGGTCTCGTTCGCGGCCAGACGGAGGTTGGCCCCCTTCGGCGGAAGCGGCCGCTGGCCCCCGCCTTCCTCGCGGACGTATTGCGTCCCGGGCACCCCGTCTTCTCCGCCCTCGCGCCCCTTCGGCGGAAGGACGACGCGGTCGCTCCGAAGCGCGAACTCGGTGTCCTGGAGGACGTGGATCCGGGTCTCGACCCCGAGTCCCCCACGCCACTGACCGGCGCCGCCGGAGTCCGGCAGGAGTCGCTGGCACTCGAAGACGATCGGCAGCGTCGCCTCCAGGGGCTCGACCTGGGGAACCGTGTTGCGGCCGCCCAGGAAGAAGGAGCCCGTCGCACTCGGTCCGTCGGACCCACGACGCGCCCCGAGGCCTCCGTACTCGTAGGAGAGCAGGAGCCAGGGCTCGAGACGGCTCGGCGCCGCGAGGGTGTAGGGATGGATGACCGAGCTGGCGGCGGTGGCGAGCTCGGGACGGGCGCGGCTCAACGCGTGGACGACGGCCTCGCAGACCGCGGTGACCGCGACGACCCGCCCGCCGCAGGCCGCCGGCGCGTGCGGATCGAGGAGCGAGCCCTTGCGGAAGACGACGTCCACCGGCGTGAAACAGCCCTCGTTCATGGGGATCGAGGGATCGACGAAGCAGCGCACCGCGTAGAGCGCACCGGTCAGGGCCTGGGAGAATCCGGCGTTGATCGCCCCGAGCGCCTGGTCGTCGGTCGCCGAGAAGTCGAGTCGGATCCCGTCTCGACCGCCCTCCACGTGGACGGAGACACGCACGACGGGCTGACGACCGGCCTCGATTCCGTCTCCGTCCGTCTGGTACTCACCCTCGTACGTGCCCGGGGCGAGCCGAGCGAGCTCGCCCCGCATGCGCGACTCGGTCCCGGCAATGTAGTCGTCGATCCCGGCCTTGAGCTCGTCGGTTCCGTAGCGCTCGGCGAGGCCTTCCATCCGCTCGGCGGCGACGTTCACGCCGGCGACGAGGGCGCCCACGTCCCCCATCACGCGATCCGGGGTCCGGCTGTTGAGCGCGAGGAGGCGATGGAGGTCTTCCACCGGATCGCCCGCGGCGTAGAGACGGACGGGCGGAAGCTGGAGGCCCTCCGCGAAGACGTCGGTCGCAGTCGGGACGATGCCGCCCGAGGAGCTTCCGCCGAGATCGGAGACATGGATCAGGGTGCCGGTGAACCACTCGACGCGCCCCTCGCGGAAGACCGGGCGGAACACGAGCAGATCGTTCGCGTGGATGCCGCCGCGGAAGCAGTCGTTCATCACGAAGACGTCGCCGTGTCGCATCGCGTCGATGTCGTGATCTTCGAGCACCGCGGGCAGCGAGCAACGCAGACTCGCCGCGTGCATGAGGTTCGTCGCGGTCGAGAGGGTCACCAGGCGCCCGTCCCGATCGAGAATGCCGGCGCAGGCATCGGCGCCCTCGGCGATCATCGCGGAATGCGCGGAATGGACCACGACGATGCTGGCTTCTTCCGCGGCGATGCGGAGCGCGTGTCGGAGGATCTCGGCTTCGAGTCGATCGGCGTTCGGGGCGGGCATGCGGCGTCTACTCTACGGCGTTCTCGCCCGAGAGGGGCCCCCCATGATGTTCCCCTTGGGAATCTGTGCCCTTCGGGGCACAAAATAGATCGGGGGTCAGCATATTTCCCCCCACTTTTCCGGACCCTGGATATATGATGACCGTGACCTGGGAAGGTAGGGAGAGAGACCCACCCCCAGCCGTGAATGGCCCTATGGGGCATCTCGGGTGGAAACGGCCTCTCTCTTTTTGAGGATATCGGTGCGTACGGCCCGCCTTCGCGTCCTGCGATGGCAGCCACCCACCAGACGACAGCATGAAGCTCGAACCGCGAGGGGTTGGGAAGCCCCGGTGGTCGTGACTTTCGAGAAGACGGGCTCCGTCGCTCGGCTTGCGTCTCGTGGACAACGTTTCCCTCTACCAGGTCTGCTCAGAAGAGCACGCTCTCGACGCGCGCAAGGTGCGTGGCATCGCGGGACGTGCACCCGTCCGATCTCGTGTGCACGCGAGTTGGACGTGCAGATCGGCGTCGCAGCACACGGTTGGCCCCGCTTGCTCCGATGGCTGATGTAGAGGTAGAAGCAGATGACTTTGAAGAAGTGGAGCCTGTTGGCATTCGCGGCGGCGCTCATCGCGCCGATGTCCGCGAGCGCACTCGGCATTTCCATCGTGAACGTGTCGACGTCCAGCCCGAACGCGGACGGATCCCTCGAGAACGGAGACACCATCACGTTCGACCTGTTGCTCGAGAACAACGACAACCTGGACATCATCGGTCTCGACGTCGGCGCCTTCGGCTACGACGAAGGTGCGGTCGGCAGCCCGTTCGACAACCACCTCCAGTACGACAGCGCGCGAACGGGCACGAGCGCCTTCCGCGCGATCAACGGAACCGTCCTGACGGAGCTGTCCGCCGACGTGCCGCAGGCGGAGTTCGGCAGCGCGCTCCTCTTCCAGGAGCGCTACGTCCGCCTCTTCGGCGGGATCTCGACGACGCCGACGAACGGTGACGGTCAGTTCGACACGGGCATCGACGGCCTCCTGACCGAGAACGGCGACGTCCACCTCCAGGTGACGTTCTCCGCGCAGTCGCTCGGCGCCACCCCCGGCGCTCCGGCCACCGTCGACCTGGTCTTCGGCATCGGCCAGCAGGGCTTCGACGTCCAGGGCACCTCGGGCTCGCTCGCGGGCCAGTGGACCAACGCGGCCTACACCGTCACGATCGTCCCGGAGCCCGGTACCGCGCTCCTCATGGGCCTCGGTCTCGCGGGTCTCGCAGGCGCTCGCCGGCGATAATCCGACCCATCGGCGCGGCCTCGGCCCGCCACGCGAAGTCGATCTGAACGGCCGCTCTCCGTCCCGGGGAGCGGCCGTTTCGATTTCGAGCCGCCGGTCCCGTTCCGGGCGGGCGCGCCGGGGCGGAGGCGGCCCCGGTTCCCGATCTGGGCCACCCTCGGGTCCCCCGCGCGAAGAGAGGACCGGCCATGACGATCGAACGAGACGAGCTGGGCTTCGACGCCCCCGCGCCCCTCGGCCATCCGGGTCGAGCGGGGCTCCCGGAAGGCCATCCGACGGGTCCCGAAGTCGGCGAGAAGCTGCCCGGGTTCACGCTGCCCGACGCCTTCGGCAGGCCGGTGAACCTGCACGAGGATCGCGCCGGACGTCCGGCGGTCGTCGTCTTCTACCGCTCGGCGGTCTGGTGACCGCCCTGCTGGACGCAGCTCGGTGAGCTGCGAGATGCCTGGGCCCGCTTCGAAGACGCCGGCGTGGCGCTCTATGCGATCTCCTACGACGACCAGGAGGTCCTCCGGGAGTTCAGCGAGAAGCAGTCGATTCCCTATCCGCTCCTTTCGGACGTCGACTCCGAAGTCATCCGCGCCTACGGGATCCTGAACGACCAGGTGAAGCCGGGGGATCTGATCCTCTACGGAATCCCCTACCCGGGCACCTTCATCACGGACGGCGACGGAGTCGTCGTGTCCAAGTCCTTCCACGGCTCCTACAAGATCCGCGACAGCCCCGAGGCACTCCTCGACGCCGCCCTCGGGCGGGCCCAGCTCGATCACGTCGACGCCGCCCCGGCCCAGGGCGACGAAGCGGTCCGGGTCCAGGTCGCCCTGCGCGGCGGCAGGGGCACCCTGCGCCAGGGCATCGTCCGCCACGCGATCGCCCGTTTCGAGCTCACGGACGGATTCCACCTCTACGGCGATCCGGTTCCGGAGGGCATGATCGCGACCCGCGTCGAGGTCTCGGGTCCGCCCGGCCTGGTCGTCCACGATCCGGTCCTGCCGCCGACGGAGCCCCTG encodes:
- a CDS encoding hydantoinase B/oxoprolinase family protein, yielding MPAPNADRLEAEILRHALRIAAEEASIVVVHSAHSAMIAEGADACAGILDRDGRLVTLSTATNLMHAASLRCSLPAVLEDHDIDAMRHGDVFVMNDCFRGGIHANDLLVFRPVFREGRVEWFTGTLIHVSDLGGSSSGGIVPTATDVFAEGLQLPPVRLYAAGDPVEDLHRLLALNSRTPDRVMGDVGALVAGVNVAAERMEGLAERYGTDELKAGIDDYIAGTESRMRGELARLAPGTYEGEYQTDGDGIEAGRQPVVRVSVHVEGGRDGIRLDFSATDDQALGAINAGFSQALTGALYAVRCFVDPSIPMNEGCFTPVDVVFRKGSLLDPHAPAACGGRVVAVTAVCEAVVHALSRARPELATAASSVIHPYTLAAPSRLEPWLLLSYEYGGLGARRGSDGPSATGSFFLGGRNTVPQVEPLEATLPIVFECQRLLPDSGGAGQWRGGLGVETRIHVLQDTEFALRSDRVVLPPKGREGGEDGVPGTQYVREEGGGQRPLPPKGANLRLAANETLVLTTSGGGGLGSPADRAPEAVAEDFAEGFVSEAGAGVRYGAGAEASS
- a CDS encoding PEP-CTERM sorting domain-containing protein, whose product is MTLKKWSLLAFAAALIAPMSASALGISIVNVSTSSPNADGSLENGDTITFDLLLENNDNLDIIGLDVGAFGYDEGAVGSPFDNHLQYDSARTGTSAFRAINGTVLTELSADVPQAEFGSALLFQERYVRLFGGISTTPTNGDGQFDTGIDGLLTENGDVHLQVTFSAQSLGATPGAPATVDLVFGIGQQGFDVQGTSGSLAGQWTNAAYTVTIVPEPGTALLMGLGLAGLAGARRR